Proteins from a genomic interval of Aspergillus flavus chromosome 7, complete sequence:
- a CDS encoding membrane bound cation transporter, with amino-acid sequence MHRIHSWAKAHASSRGSAPETQTPASTLDPLPTGGVPATSKQNGQVTEPAGTLASPGSNPEKSDGEQQSTPNRGLLVRMKDGSIRFVSHTKHALCHSWVNVLLVFVPVGIAVKAVGLSAGLIFAMNAIAIIPLAGLLSHATECVASRLGDTIGALINVTFGNAVELIIFIIALVKDEIRVVQASLLGSILANLLLIMGMAFLLGGLRFQEQIYNSTVTQMSACLLSLSVMSLLLPTAFHASWSDNTAADKYTLKVSRGTSVVLLLVYVLYIVFQLKSHSYLYASIPQQIIDEESHPGVLADFMNHSSDSSSSSSDESDDTTTSWTTAKRIKRAMKYRRHRKSSTSSKGTASTPSFRKQVLSEMPSTGSSETPDSVHRSTSIPTDDPAACAIDFGDDPRYEADNDTHQFEPQFRDFGQESNAVKLSKKELKAKRREMRKQQKLAEKANEATAMDNATNARPSLKAHLSEPPLEPSASQKGQEDLDSPKRRSPFRPAIPSLLSNTVFSNSQAPYNVRGDASGNLNGLRRTNSLPSRMNRPPPVGNAVQFARGAARMPTAVNPQTLQPAPEHQEPEMSRTAAVVMLLLSTGLVAVCAEFLVDAIPEMIESSSVSEAFIGLIILPIVGNAAEHVTAVSVATKNKMDLSIGVSVGSSIQIAIFVTPLVVILGWCMDKDMSLYFTLFETISLFVTAFVVNFLVLDGRSNYLEGALLIAAYVIIGVAAFFYPPASQSSDVASAGY; translated from the exons ACCGGATTCACTCGTGGGCGAAAGCTCACGCGTCCTCTCGTGGTTCTGCTCCTGAGACTCAAACTCCAGCCAGCACTCTCGATCCTCTACCCACCGGTGGAGTGCCCGCAACCTCCAAACAAAATGGTCAAGTGACTGAACCCGCGGGGACCCTGGCAAGTCCAGGGTCGAATCCTGAAAAATCCGATGGGGAACAACAGTCTACCCCTAACCGAGGACTTCTTGTCCGTATGAAGGATGGCAGCATCCGGTTCGTCAGCCATACGAAGCATGCCCTCTGTCACAGCTGGGTCAATGTTCTGCTCGTATTCGTGCCCGTTGGCATTGCCGTCAAAGCCGTCGGCTTAAGCGCGGGGCTTATCTTTGCCATGAATGCCATTGCCATCATTCCCCTGGCCGGTCTATTGAGCCATGCTACCGAATGTGTCGCGAGTCGTTTGGGAGACACCATCGGTGCTCTCATCAACGTCACTTTCGGAAATGCGGTAGAGCTCATTATCTTCATTATCGCACTCGTGAAGGACGAAATTCGAGTGGTTCAAGCCTCCTTGTTAGGTTCCATTCTAGCGAACCTGCTGCTTATCATGGGAATGGCCTTCCTCCTGGGAGGTCTTCGTTTCCAGGAACAAATCTACAACAGCACTGTTACTCAAATGAGTGCATGTCTTCTCAGCTTGAGTGTCATGAGTTTGCTTTTGCCCACCGCTTTCCACGCCTCATGGTCGGACAACACCGCTGCTGATAAATATACCCTGAAAGTCAGCCGCGGAACTAGTGTGGTCTTGCTTCTTGTTTACGTCCTCTACATTGTCTTCCAACTCAAGTCCCACTCCTATCTATATGCCAGTATCCCACAACAGATCATCGACGAGGAATCACACCCTGGTGTTCTGGCCGACTTTATGAACCATTCTTCAGATTCCTCCAGCAGTTCGTCGGACGAATCCGACGATACGACAACCTCATGGACCACTGCCAAACGTATCAAGAGAGCGATGAAATACCGCAGACATCGAAAATCGAGCACTAGCTCCAAGGGCACCGCTTCCACTCCATCATTCCGTAAGCAGGTTCTGTCGGAAATGCCATCTACGGGAAGCAGTGAGACGCCCGACTCTGTTCATCGCTCAACGTCGATCCCCACGGACGATCCCGCAGCCTGTGCTATTGATTTCGGTGATGACCCTCGCTACGAGGCAGACAATGATACACACCAATTCGAACCTCAATTCCGAGACTTCGGTCAGGAGTCCAATGCGGTGAAGCTTTCCAAGAAAGAACTCAAGGCCAAACGACGTGAGATGCGGAAGCAACAGAAGCTCGCGGAGAAGGCAAATGAGGCGACCGCTATGGACAACGCCACCAATGCTCGTCCATCCTTGAAGGCTCACCTGTCGGAACCTCCTCTGGAGCCGAGTGCATCGCAGAAGGGCCAAGAGGACCTAGATTCTCCCAAGAGGCGCTCACCGTTCCGTCCTGCTATCCCATCCTTGTTGTCGAACACTGTTTTCTCTAACTCCCAAGCCCCGTACAACGTTCGGGGTGATGCATCTGGAAACCTCAACGGCCTCCGACGCACCAATTCCCTCCCGTCTCGCATGAACCGCCCTCCACCTGTCGGAAATGCGGTTCAATTCGCCCGTGGCGCAGCCCGGATGCCCACCGCTGTCAACCCGCAGACCCTCCAACCAGCGCCGGAACATCAAGAACCGGAAATGTCCCGCACCGCTGCAGTTGTCATGTTGCTTCTCTCTACTGGCTTGGTCGCTGTCTGTGCCGAATTTCTAGTGGACGCAATTCCCGAGATGATCGAAAGCTCATCCGTCAGTGAGGCCTTCATCGGTCTAATCATTCTTCCCATTGTTGGTAATGCAGCGGAACACGTTACCGCCGTCAGTGTGGctacaaagaacaaaatgGATTTGTCCATCGGTGTCTCTGTTGGTAGTAGTATTCAAATCG CCATTTTCGTCACCCCTCTGGTGGTCATTCTCGGCTGGTGTATGGACAAAGACATGTCCTTGTACTTCACTCTCTTCGAGACTATAAGTCTTTTCGTCACCGCATTTGTGGTGAACTTCCTGGTGTTGGATGGTCGCAGTAACTATCTCGAAGGCGCTCTTTTGATTGCCGCCTATGTGATTATTGG TGTTGCTGCGTTCTTCTACCCCCCTGCTAGTCAATCTAGCGATGTTGCTAGTGCTGGGTATTAG